DNA sequence from the Rhizobium lusitanum genome:
GACTACTAGCAGCGAACCCTCGCAGGCCGACAGCGAGCGCGAGACTTCATAGGCGAAGTCGACGTGGCCGGGCGTGTCGATCAGGTTGAGGATATAGGTCTCGCCATTGTTGGCCTTGTAGTGCAGGCGCACCGTCTGTGCCTTGATGGTGATGCCGCGCTCGCGCTCGATATCCATGCTGTCAAGCACCTGCTCCGACATCTCGCGTTCGGCAAGACCGCCCGTCGTCTGGATCAGACGATCGGCCAGCGTCGATTTGCCGTGGTCGATATGGGCCACGATGGAGAAGTTGCGGATGTGCGAAAGCGGTGTGGTGGAATTGGTGCTCATGCGCGCCATATAGCAGCGCCGCCCCGCGCCGCAAAGCGGAAAAGCAGGGTTTTGTTAGGGATATCGGTGCGGCCGTAGGCATTTGCGATTGCCGTCACGATCAGCCGCATTATTCGGCTTGATTCCATTATTAGATCATGTATTTCTCTTATAGTAGAATATCGGCGCAAGTGACATGCAAATAATGGATGACGATCTGGAAATCGCGATTGGCGCTCGTATCAAGCAGCTGCGCATTGCCCGCGGAATGACGCTGGATGAGCTGGCAAACGCCTCTGCGGTCAGCCGGGCGATGATCTCGCGCATCGAGCGGGCCGAAGCGAGCCCGACGGCCTCACTGCTCGCCCGGCTCTGCGCAGCACTCGGCCTGTCGCTTTCGGCTTTTTTCGCGGAAGAGGATCGGGAGGTCTCGCCGCTTTCCCGGCATAAGGATCAGCAGGTCTGGCGGGATCCGGAAACTGGCTATGTCAGGCGCGCGGTTTCGCCGTTGGGTATGGAGACGCCGGTCGATCTTGTCGAAGTCACCTTTCCCGCCGGCGCGCGCGTCAGCTTTCCGCCGAATGCGGGAAGCAAGAATATGACCCAGCATATCTGGCTGTTCGAGGGCGAGATGGAGATGACATCGGGTGAAACCGTGCATCATCTGAAGCCCGGCGACTGCCTCTTCATACCCGTCGGCGACGGCCACGTTTTTCATAATCCCGGCGGCACACCGGCGCGTTACTGCGTCGTGCTCGATCGCGGCCGGCCATAATTCAAGGAACTCTTCATGCCCGATATTCGTCTTCTCTCCGCCTCCGAAGCCCGCGCCGTCTCCGCCGATCTCTGTGAAGTCCTCGCCGATTGCGTCAACGGCGGCGCTTCGGTC
Encoded proteins:
- a CDS encoding helix-turn-helix domain-containing protein; protein product: MDDDLEIAIGARIKQLRIARGMTLDELANASAVSRAMISRIERAEASPTASLLARLCAALGLSLSAFFAEEDREVSPLSRHKDQQVWRDPETGYVRRAVSPLGMETPVDLVEVTFPAGARVSFPPNAGSKNMTQHIWLFEGEMEMTSGETVHHLKPGDCLFIPVGDGHVFHNPGGTPARYCVVLDRGRP